A single Anopheles arabiensis isolate DONGOLA chromosome 2, AaraD3, whole genome shotgun sequence DNA region contains:
- the LOC120895131 gene encoding protein artichoke-like, which translates to MTSDGGAKIRKAIDTVQDSLYVAFSIEKLIVSSSASGPFLQRIATLTERISYMAYKDPVFQVPPDNTLIEIEIVNAKMLRSLVAGTNRHLTRLYVENCLLDRIPPTLSNMIELEDLLIVQCALTALRLDVLVNNPKLTTIDLTRNRIRQLFPITTPPKTKLSVTSLSLVANQLEHLDMSMFAFMPKLELFDVRGNRIVRLEATAPVTYGSLIQILLSSNNITQFDTRNLTLPVLRSLYIDDNALTELPTHWGKLPNLVYLGFDRNYLKRIDMSFFGKFPTLNAIFICENNVETIRTSTPITMPELDIMLFESNQIVYYLALSIEKLIVSSSASGPFLQRIATLTEQISYMAYKDPVFQVPADNTLTEIEIVNGVMLRSLVAGTNRHLTRLYVENCLLDRIPPTLSNMIELEGLLIKQCALTALRLDVLVNNPKLTAIDLTRNRIRQLFPITTPPKTKLPVTFLSLAENQLDRLDMSMFAFMPDLERFNVEGNRIVRFESTAPVTYGSLIRLLVSSNNITQFDTRNLTLSELRSLYINDNALTELPTHWGKLPNLIYIGFDRNNLKRIDMSFFAKFPTLISITINENNVESIRTSTPITMPELEHLMFNGNQIVSVNFTGCNFPNMYLFSFMNNRLTTIPPLFQRFPDSRLAMDGNPIKCSSMTVFKNKITDYRLHVTTGSTQSDCLTTSSIALDQDQLACCDA; encoded by the exons ATGACCTCGGACGGAGGAGCTAAGATACGTAAAGCCATCGACACCGTGCAAGACAGCTTGTATGTAGCATTTAGCATTGAAAAGTTGATCGTCAGTAGCAGTGCTTCGGGTCCGTTCCTGCAACGAATTGCCACGTTGACTGAGAGAATTTCGTACATGGCCTATAAGGATCCCGTGTTCCAAGTGCCGCCAGACAACACACTCATCGAAATTGAAATCGTCAACGCCAAAATGCTACGTTCGTTAGTAGCTGGCACGAACCGTCATCTGACGCGACTATACGTGGAGAACTGTCTTCTCGATCGTATACCACCGACACTGTCCAATATGATCGAGCTCGAAGATCTGCTCATCGTACAGTGTGCATTGACAGCGCTGCGCCTAGACGTACTGGTGAACAATCCCAAACTCACTACCATCGATCTGACGCGTAATCGAATTCGTCAACTGTTTCCGATCACCACGCCACCGAAAACCAAGCTATCTGTAACATCCCTGAGCTTGGTTGCGAATCAGCTGGAACATCTCGATATGTCCATGTTTGCCTTCATGCCAAAACTGGAACTGTTCGATGTGCGAGGTAATCGGATCGTCCGCCTTGAGGCTACGGCACCAGTAACCTATGGTTCGCTCATCCAAATACTTCTGTCTTCCAACAATATTACGCAGTTCGATACGCGCAATCTTACTCTTCCGGTATTACGTTCGCTGTACATCGACGATAACGCACTCACCGAGCTTCCCACACATTGGGGCAAGCTACCAAATCTCGTTTACCTCGGGTTTGATCGAAACTATCTGAAACGAATCGATATGAGTTTCTTTGGAAAGTTCCCAACATTAAATGCAATCTTTATCTGCGAAAACAACGTTGAAACGATCCGAACCTCCACTCCGATCACGATGCCAGAGCTAGATATCATGCTGTTCGAAAGCAACCAGATTGT GTATTATTTAGCATTAAGCATTGAAAAGCTGATCGTCAGTAGCAGTGCTTCTGGTCCGTTCTTGCAACGAATTGCCACGCTAACTGAGCAGATTTCGTACATGGCCTATAAGGATCCCGTGTTCCAAGTGCCGGCAGATAACACACTCACCGAAATCGAAATTGTTAATGGCGTAATGCTTCGGTCATTAGTAGCTGGCACCAACCGTCATTTGACGCGACTATACGTGGAGAACTGTCTTCTCGATCGTATACCACCGACACTGTCCAATATGATCGAGTTGGAGGGGCTGCTTATCAAGCAGTGTGCATTGACAGCGCTGCGTCTAGACGTGCTGGTGAACAATCCCAAACTGACTGCCATCGATCTGACGCGTAATCGCATTCGTCAACTGTTTCCGATCACCACGCCACCGAAAACCAAGCTGCCCGTAACGTTCCTCAGCTTGGCTGAGAATCAGCTGGACCGTCTGGATATGTCCATGTTTGCCTTCATGCCGGACCTGGAACGGTTCAACGTGGAAGGTAATCGGATCGTCCGCTTTGAGTCTACGGCACCAGTAACCTATGGTTCGCTTATCCGACTACTCGTTTCTTCCAACAACATCACGCAGTTCGATACGCGCAATCTTACTCTTTCGGAACTGCGCTCGCTGTACATCAACGATAACGCACTCACAGAACTACCCACACATTGGGGCAAGTTACCAAACCTTATTTACATCGGATTTGATCGAAACAATTTGAAACGGATTGATATGAGCTTTTTTGCAAAGTTTCCAACGTTAATTTCAATCACTATCAACGAAAACAACGTCGAATCGATCCGCACCTCCACACCGATCACGATGCCAGAACTGGaacatttgatgtttaatGGCAATCAGATTGTGTCGGTGAATTTTACTGGCTGTAATTTCCCCAACATGTACCTTTTTTCGTTCATGAACAACCGTCTCACAACAATTCCGCCACTGTTCCAACGTTTTCCTGATTCGCGACTGGCAATGGATGGCAATCCGATCAAGTGTTCCAGCATGACGGTGTTTAAGAACAAAATCACTGACTATAGGCTCCACGTGACGACTGGCAGTACGCAGTCCGACTGTCTCACAACTTCGTCGATCGCACTCGATCAAGATCAGCTAGCTTGCTGTGACGCTTGA
- the LOC120895130 gene encoding protein lap1-like — translation MTSDGGAKIRKAIDTLQDSFYVAFSIEKLIVSSSASGPFLQRIATLTEQISYMAYKDPVFQLPADNTLTEIEIVNAVMLRSLVAGTNRHLTRLYVENCLLDRIPPTLSNMIELEELLIMQCALTALRLDVLVNNPKLTTIDLTRNRIRQLFPITTPPKNKLSVTFLSLAANQLERLDMSMFAFMPDLERFDVRGNRIVRFEATSPVTYGSLIRLLVTSNNITQFDTRNLTLSELRSIYLDDNALTELPTHWGKLPKLIYLGFDRNYLKRVDMSFFGKFPTLTAIFICENNVESIRTSTPITMPELDIMLFESNQIVSVNFTGCNFPKMNLISFMNNRLTTIPPLFQRFPESRLTMEGNPIKCSSMTALKSRIVDFRLRVTTGSTQSDCPTTSSIVLDQDQLACCDA, via the coding sequence CAGTAGCAGTGCTTCGGGTCCGTTCCTGCAACGAATTGCCACGCTAACTGAGCAGATTTCGTACATGGCCTATAAGGATCCCGTGTTCCAACTGCCGGCAGACAACACTCTCACCGAAATTGAAATCGTCAATGCCGTAATGCTTCGGTCGTTAGTAGCTGGCACGAACCGTCATCTGACGCGACTATACGTGGAGAACTGTCTTCTCGATCGTATACCACCGACACTCTCCAATATGATCGAGTTGGAGGAGCTGCTTATCATGCAGTGTGCATTGACAGCGCTGCGTCTAGACGTGCTGGTGAACAATCCTAAACTCACCACCATCGATCTGACGCGTAATCGAATTCGTCAACTGTTTCCGATCACCACGCCACCGAAAAACAAACTGTCTGTAACGTTCCTCAGCTTGGCTGCGAATCAGCTGGAACGCCTAGACATGTCCATGTTTGCCTTCATGCCGGACCTGGAACGGTTCGATGTGCGAGGTAATCGGATCGTCCGCTTTGAGGCTACGTCACCAGTAACCTATGGTTCGCTTATCCGACTACTCGTCACTTCTAACAATATCACGCAGTTCGATACGCGCAATCTTACTCTTTCGGAACTGCGCTCAATATACTTGGACGATAACGCACTCACCGAGCTTCCCACACATTGGGGCAAGCTACCAAAACTAATCTACCTTGGGTTTGATCGAAACTATCTGAAACGGGTCGATATGAGCTTTTTTGGAAAGTTCCCAACATTGACTGCAATCTTTATCTGCGAAAACAACGTCGAATCGATCCGCACCTCCACTCCGATCACGATGCCAGAGCTAGATATCATGCTGTTCGAAAGCAATCAGATTGTGTCAGTGAATTTTACTGGCTGTAATTTCCCTAAGATGAACCTCATTTCGTTCATGAACAACCGTCTCACCACGATTCCACCACTGTTTCAACGTTTTCCCGAATCGCGACTGACAATGGAAGGCAATCCGATTAAATGTTCCAGCATGACGGCATTAAAGAGCAGAATCGTCGATTTTCGGCTTCGCGTGACCACCGGCAGTACGCAGTCCGACTGTCCTACAACTTCGTCGATCGTACTCGATCAAGATCAGCTAGCTTGCTGTGACGCTTGA